From one Dysidea avara chromosome 9, odDysAvar1.4, whole genome shotgun sequence genomic stretch:
- the LOC136265619 gene encoding uncharacterized protein isoform X2, which yields MTLQGENILTTWQTTCILHSNNLDFSSQQHLGYELVKLINGRSLSSSRLRVVVNGDSATIMLDIDGPGSLECKLDDEEFQPCSPGDTFLDLPVGYHTITAVFTGPSTKLQSSVSFTIKAPPETTQPPSRSTASNLQVYVNGDSATILLDISGPGSLECSLDGGQFQPCSSGEMFTSLTAGLHYITALFIGESTGAIIHHIYYSTSTSTNPVTSNQTAINNT from the exons ATGACATtgcaaggagaaaacatcctgaccacctggcagactacCT GCATTTTGCACTCAAATAATTTGGATTTTAGCAGTCAGCAACATCTTGGGTATGAGCTGGTTAAATTAATTAATGGAAGATCACTTTCCT CATCTCGTCTTCGAGTTGTTGTTAATGGAGACTCAGCCACTATAATGCTGGACATTGATGGACCTGGGTCACTGGAATGTAAACTGGATGATGAAGAGTTCCAACCTT GTTCCCCTGGGGACACATTTTTAGATTTACCAGTTGGATATCATACAATTACTGCTGTCTTCACTGGACCATCAACCAAACTACAATCATCTGTTTCATTTACTATAAAGGCTCCACCAGAAACGACTCAACCACCAAGCAGAAGTACAG CATCTAATCTTCAAGTTTATGTCAATGGAGATTCAGCCACTATACTGTTAGATATTAGTGGTCCTGGATCACTGGAGTGTAGCCTGGATGGTGGACAATTCCAACCTT GTTCTTCTGGAGAGATGTTTACAAGTTTAACAGCTGGGCTGCATTATATCACTGCTCTGTTTATTGGAGAATCAACTGGTGCAATTATCCACCACATTTACTATAGCACCTCCACCAGTACCAACCCAGTCACCAGTAACCAGACAGCCATCAACAACACCTAG
- the LOC136265619 gene encoding uncharacterized protein isoform X3 gives MSNCILGILHSNNLDFSSQQHLGYELVKLINGRSLSSSRLRVVVNGDSATIMLDIDGPGSLECKLDDEEFQPCSPGDTFLDLPVGYHTITAVFTGPSTKLQSSVSFTIKAPPETTQPPSRSTASNLQVYVNGDSATILLDISGPGSLECSLDGGQFQPCSSGEMFTSLTAGLHYITALFIGESTGAIIHHIYYSTSTSTNPVTSNQTAINNT, from the exons GCATTTTGCACTCAAATAATTTGGATTTTAGCAGTCAGCAACATCTTGGGTATGAGCTGGTTAAATTAATTAATGGAAGATCACTTTCCT CATCTCGTCTTCGAGTTGTTGTTAATGGAGACTCAGCCACTATAATGCTGGACATTGATGGACCTGGGTCACTGGAATGTAAACTGGATGATGAAGAGTTCCAACCTT GTTCCCCTGGGGACACATTTTTAGATTTACCAGTTGGATATCATACAATTACTGCTGTCTTCACTGGACCATCAACCAAACTACAATCATCTGTTTCATTTACTATAAAGGCTCCACCAGAAACGACTCAACCACCAAGCAGAAGTACAG CATCTAATCTTCAAGTTTATGTCAATGGAGATTCAGCCACTATACTGTTAGATATTAGTGGTCCTGGATCACTGGAGTGTAGCCTGGATGGTGGACAATTCCAACCTT GTTCTTCTGGAGAGATGTTTACAAGTTTAACAGCTGGGCTGCATTATATCACTGCTCTGTTTATTGGAGAATCAACTGGTGCAATTATCCACCACATTTACTATAGCACCTCCACCAGTACCAACCCAGTCACCAGTAACCAGACAGCCATCAACAACACCTAG
- the LOC136265619 gene encoding uncharacterized protein isoform X1: MRMKIAVGFVHTLMIMKILVLSCALHISILHSNNLDFSSQQHLGYELVKLINGRSLSSSRLRVVVNGDSATIMLDIDGPGSLECKLDDEEFQPCSPGDTFLDLPVGYHTITAVFTGPSTKLQSSVSFTIKAPPETTQPPSRSTASNLQVYVNGDSATILLDISGPGSLECSLDGGQFQPCSSGEMFTSLTAGLHYITALFIGESTGAIIHHIYYSTSTSTNPVTSNQTAINNT, from the exons atgaggatgaaaatcgctgtggggtttgtccacacgctgatgatcatgaaaatcttagttttgtcttgtgcgttacatataa GCATTTTGCACTCAAATAATTTGGATTTTAGCAGTCAGCAACATCTTGGGTATGAGCTGGTTAAATTAATTAATGGAAGATCACTTTCCT CATCTCGTCTTCGAGTTGTTGTTAATGGAGACTCAGCCACTATAATGCTGGACATTGATGGACCTGGGTCACTGGAATGTAAACTGGATGATGAAGAGTTCCAACCTT GTTCCCCTGGGGACACATTTTTAGATTTACCAGTTGGATATCATACAATTACTGCTGTCTTCACTGGACCATCAACCAAACTACAATCATCTGTTTCATTTACTATAAAGGCTCCACCAGAAACGACTCAACCACCAAGCAGAAGTACAG CATCTAATCTTCAAGTTTATGTCAATGGAGATTCAGCCACTATACTGTTAGATATTAGTGGTCCTGGATCACTGGAGTGTAGCCTGGATGGTGGACAATTCCAACCTT GTTCTTCTGGAGAGATGTTTACAAGTTTAACAGCTGGGCTGCATTATATCACTGCTCTGTTTATTGGAGAATCAACTGGTGCAATTATCCACCACATTTACTATAGCACCTCCACCAGTACCAACCCAGTCACCAGTAACCAGACAGCCATCAACAACACCTAG